tgatggagaaaACGTTAAGCTTGATGGTTTCGCCAGTGCGAGGGGGGTCaagaggaatgggaatgaagaagttggCGATATACGCAGGTACGTTTCCTTCTCAAGATCTCCTGTCTGTGAAATGGTCTTAATGATTATAATCTGTAGCGCATCTCCAACCAAACCTCCGAATTTTAGTCAAGGTCAGACGGGATATGACAGACAAGGACCAAGAATGGCTTTAGGTGAATTACCTACAGGAGTAGGTGGAGATGATTGGGCGGCGAAACGATCACGTATCGGATGATCGATTAAATTTGTTTTCCTTCCTATGAGATCCCTAGTTCAATTTTATACTTATCAATCCATCTGTTAATGTTGTCTTTCCACTTTACCAATTGTATACTGAACACATCTATCAACCCCAATTTTTACTAGCATACGTCTCAGGAGAAGATTGGGTAACACATATGTAAATCAattcaagtgaagaagatcatggTCATGATCATGAGAGAATCACATTGCATCCAAAAGACATGAGAAAGACGAACAACAGAGATACAAGAGAGCATGAAGATCGATGGGTCAGAAAAGACTTCAAAGAAGAAACACCTCGAGTCTCGTAACGAGATTGATGACGAAGTGAATCTCCCTGAGTACTAACACGCATCTCTTATCCATGATCCTGATACCTCTCTACACCCGTACAaacagtatcatcatccatccatactACGCAGCAGAAGGTCTAAGCTTTCCAGAGTCTTCTGACGAGTTCGGTGAGACCTGAGTAAGGGGAGGGGCAGAGGAAAATCAGTCATTGAAATTTCGGTGTGATTCCCATAGTATCAACCCGAGGATCcttttccatctcctcatctcccttgCAATGACATTTCGTCTCCTGACTCTACCCCGGTCTCTCTTCTCATATTCCATACCGAGAAAGGAGttcagatcactcaccaacatcATTCGTGTTGAATTCATATACACCCCAAACACTTAAACCGGTAGCGATCTTCAAAACCCATGAGACTATAGGACCGATCACTGGGAATTTACGTGGGTGAAGATAATCTACTCGACATGAATCGAATCCTATGTGTGAGTGGACGATGAGTGAGACAGCGAGAATACCATCTAATATGGGCTATCCGATTGAAATCGCAGATCGCAAAAAAACATATCAGTCATCACTTCTTGAACATACTCGAGTGATTACTCACATAAGCTGATCCGGTAGATACGGCTGCACCGACTGTGACAGGTACCAAAGCTGCTGAGAGGACTCTCTCGAATGCCCAGTGGTATGATCCGTGTGATCGGGATGCTTCGATTTGAGGAGTTGCGTCGTTGACTGTTCCCTTGAGGATTGCTAGTTTCAAGAGAAAAGATGGTCAGTCTATGTATTCGGAAGAGCTGATAAATCACTGTGGTTTATAGCAGAGGAACCTCTACatctcgatcatcttgtTACTCTGTTTTCTCCTGCACAGCCAACATTGACTGGACGTGATAGaacccttcatcctcttctattACACAGCTACAAACGAAAAGCACTCACGTCCTCCTGGGATATACTTGAATCCACCAGTCTCATCAGCCGCAACGGTAGCGTCCCTTCGTGGTGTACTAGCTCGAATGGCAAGTGCTCGGGCTGTAAATCGTAATTATGGAGATATCAGCGATCATCCTCGATATTACTCGTGTTCCTATCATCTCCGTCATAACTTCATTGGTCAAATCTTCCCTCTACACGACTGAGGTCCTTCCATCACTTCAACTTTTTGTCTCTTGTCTTATTGGTTTCGTCCCAGATCTATCTCTACAACCCTACTCTTGCATAGGTGATACCCACAAGTATGTAATCCCCTtccacccaatcccaatcccaatgcCCTGAAAGTCGAAGACGAAGCTGTAGGTCGGATCAATGACATTATGCGTGGTGTATGCGATGTGAACTAGTAGATACAGTAAGAAGATTCTTTTGGATGCAATGAGATCTGATGAGGTGGTATAGTAGAGTAAGATGATGGGATTCAACAAAGTGTGAATGCGTATCAAGGGGATGTTTGATGTGATTCTCAGAGCGAGGTTGGCAGATCCAGCGAATCGGGTTGAGATCAACTCATACGACTTGCCAATAAAAATAGGCACGCGAGATCAATTCTCGGGTGTTTTCGGAATTACACCATCTCCAACCAATGAACGGCAAGGCAATGCATTGTGATGATGCTTCAACCTTCTATACCCTTTCCTGAAGTCCTCTTCCAGTTCTCTGCAGACTAAAACTGTACAAATACACATGTTAATCAGCTCACTCCAAATGTAGCTTGCATGGCGAAAAAAGGTCTAGATACATCACCTTTCTTTGACTAGGCTATATATAACTTGGTATGATGGCTCGTAAATGTACACTTCCTTGTTCGTATAACGGCTAGTATGACCGCTTGTCACTTCCAAGTAACGCGGTAGATCAGAGTTCGATTCTCTGACAGGGAGCTTCTTTTTGCgctcctttccttttccatGACATTAAGCATTTTTCCAGCTTTAAAAGCAGCTCGAATCCACTCGGAAGGGTTCAGAAATGAATGAGAGACGTCAAAAAAACAATTTGCCACATTCACCTAACATGGTGACACGCGAGTTACTAACCCCTCCTTTGAGCTAAGAATCTTCGGAGAAAGTGCCACTTTCACTGTTCCAGACCATCACAACTGTCTCTGGAGGTGTTTTTCGAATTGGCAAAAATGCAAGGAAGCGAAGAAAAACACTTCTGAGAAGGCCAGGAGGGGCAAGGAACGCAAAAAAGAAACTCTCTGTCAGAGAATCGAACTCTGATCTGCCGCGATCTGTGGGACAACCTTCGCAGGTAGCTCACTTGACAAGCGGCCATACTAGCCGTTATACGAACAGAGATATTCAGGGTAATGTACCCTGACGTACAGTATATAACAATTCAAAGCATCTCAACTGAAATAGAGCACTTATCTATGTCTTCTCAGGCCTCTCACTTATGCTTACTGGCCGACATGCATACATTGCAATGTGGGATGACCTCTGATGAAATCGAGCCAGGAGCTTAGAAGAGTCCAGTTCTCCGTCATATGCTCATGCCCGGTATGCCACTTTAGTAACATCGGATGGACTATGTAGTGCCTCGACGGAAATATGTTATAGAATACTGTATACTCTTGTGACCTGTGAAACCAAGATGGATGCGTTGCATAACTCTACTGCTACTATCAGATATATTCCATACCGGTTTTAGGTAAATTACTATATATCAATTCCTGGGTTAATTATACTACGTTTTAGATATTTGAACTCGTTCGTTCTTCGCCTCAGGCCGCTCTTAAACACTCCAGAGCGATTCAATCTAATACATCCCGATCACCcacctccttccctcttcccacGGTTTGCCCTCACCCCCTTATTCCCCTTCTGTTCCATCCCACTTCCCCAGTCCGCCCCTTTCCCAATGCTATATCTTCGCTAACTCCTCTACAATAGTCTTCTCCATAGCTCGTACAACTTCGGGTTTCGTGAAACTACTAGTCATGATGTACACTACGTTCCCAAGTGGTCGCGAGTGGATCTGGAACGGTGCGAATTGACCTTTAGGGGAAGTGATGATCTTCTGTCTGAGTGCTGTAAGGAAGTCTAATGCAGCATGGGATGAGTATCCTGATATAACGTCACTAGTCAGCCCATGAAAGATTCTTTAAGTTGTTGTGTAGtctactcacctccttctccagcatCCAATTCAAGTGCCATGACCGTCCCCATAGCCATCGCCCCTTTGATTCCCTTCGTCTCACTCAAGGTCGATACGAATCCTTCATTCCAGAAACTCCATCTTTTCGATTCATCCTTCAAATCGACAttccacatcttcttctctacttCCCAATTCTGTCTCTCTAATATCTCAATCGCTTTCAGGGCCACTGAACATCCAATAGGATTGGCAGTATAGGAGTGTCCATGTAATAACGCATCTACTTTTCGATCCGATAGGAAAGTGTTGAATATCGATGTGGAAGCTAGAGTGGCTGAGAGTGGTAATAGCCCCCCAGTGAGGATTTTCGCATATACTGCTATATCGGGCGTTTCTTTGAGTATCGAAGATGCCGAGAGGTATCCGAATCTATGTAATCCCGAGAATACTACTCGAAATAATCAGTATTGGTGATATTGCTGTTTATGAAATGCAGACTTACCTTCATCGTAGATGATCGGCACACCTctccatttcctcttctccctccaACCTCCTCTGACTTCCTTGAGATCCTCGGTATATTTCTTACCCTTCCATGATTTACCGCCAAACAGATCCGAACTAGCTCTCACAACTTCTACTAAACAAGTCTGGAACAGCGGATCAACAAAGATCATACCTCCTGCTCCAAGACATGTAGGTTCCATGATCATCGCTCCGaacttctttccatcaacttTAACAGCTCTTTCGAGGCTCTTTCGAATATGTTCTCTGTAATAGTCTGCTAGAGGTGAGTCTAATCGAGATTCAACGGAATATATCGATTGTATATCTGAGAATCCCAAAGACCATCCTTCGCTCGTGCTTTTACCCTCGGAAGTCAGAGCTTCAGGTAGAGGTGACCATTCGTCCGGGCCTGTCGTGAGTACACTGGGTTGGCCATCGATATACTGAACCATCGGTGGTGAGAACCAATGACCACGACCTTTGTACCTACACCCAAGATGAGCTGAAATCCTATCAAGGCTGCGCGGATGGCTTACCAATCAACAGCTTTATTGTATGTTGACGCCTCGGACGCATCCATACTACCGATCTGTACTCCTTCAAATTAGCTATCATGCACCCCTAACACACACTCCAGCTGAGTTGTCACTCACAGTATCACCATGGTACCCTCCCCTAAGACCGATTACACCATAATCACctcccatctcaccatcatatCCGTACCTCCTCCCTGCAGCTCTCAAAGCCATTTTCAAAGCCACTTCAATACCGGTACTTCCATTATCCGAGTAAAACACCCTTTCAGCCCAACCCTTTCCTACGGTCGATTTCAGTTTTTCGGCAAGTTTCAATGCAGGTTCGTGGGTTCCCGAGGGGAATAGAACATGGCCATATCTTCCGGCGGCCATTGTAGCTGCTATAGTCAATTCTTCGTTGGCATGGCCGTGTGATTGACTAGAAGGTTGAGTATCAGCTCGATCCATGAGGGAAAGGAGAGGTAACATACGTGAACCAACTGGCTGAACCGTCAAAGTAAGAATTCAACAgactaccttcttccttcggtATCGCCTGCAACTCGGAGTTTGTGGAGGATGTCGGCGATGGTTTGGTGTAGTACGAATCAAAGTTATCGCCATAAGCTGAATCGACCACCATaacatcttccttcttgtttATCTGAAGGATGTAAATACCATCAGCTATATTTAGTGATGGATTCAGGGCGCCAGGGTCACTCACCAGACCATGTTGAGTGAAAGGCCACCAAACGCTTTTAAGCGTTCTACCAGGCATACTATCCAATTCCTTTATTCTACTaacatgttgatgatctaACCAATCTGAAGCATCTTtcacaccaccaccaccttcctccgATATGCCGGATCGTTCTACTTCCTCGTACCACTGAGCCAACCTCGCTGCATCCTCCTCTATCGTTCCGTATTTCTGCGGGGGAGGTTTGACAGTCCAATATCCTATTCCTCTATCCCTAAAATATCCTTCTAGGAAATCATCGTTCCGGTAATATGAGTCGTACAGGCATAGGACAGCTGATATCGAATATCCTCTCATTATTAAAGATTCGTAAGAGGATAAGGTGGTTGAAATTCCGCCTAGGTGAGGTGAAGCGATGAGGATAGAGGGAAGTCGGAGGGAACGAAGGAATGTGGATTGGGTGTGTGGGGGATGTAAGGCTGGGGAATGGACACCTGTAAATGAGGCAATGTCAGTAATGAGCTCCAAGATACCACCTAATTAAAGAATgtgtcagctcacctcccGCTGTTTCTACGAACAAGGCTCCTTGCCTTCCATTCAACTGCTTCGCACATGAGGTAGCGTAATTTTCGATTCCTCGGACTAGCTCATCGTTAGTTTTGGGAAATGGCTTTGTATGTACAGATAATTCAGATGATGTGTCAGTGGAAACTTGGAGACATTATATCAGCAGAAGGGAAGTATCGTCATACTCACCAAGTCCGGTGCAAGTTTAGCTGCTAAATGCGGAGACATAGGTTCTCTATACTGGTATAAATTATAGGTATCGATCAAATGAGCGTAAGGTTCTGTATGTCTTTGTACATAGCTATCATCCTATTGGTATTAGATAAGGTTCATCGCATAGAGATAGGACTTTGAGCTGACCTGACATCTGACTCTTCATCTGGTCCGGTTGATACGGGTTTCAAGTAAAATACacttttctctttcccttttgaCGATGCGGCGTACTTTGATGCTGTGGCTCTTACTAGAGCTGTAGTCAAGAGTGTCTTGCCTACATCTGTATTGGCTATCAATGGGACGAATGTCAGCTCTTGTACGAGAGACTGTCATAAGTCGAGCTTACCTCCAAAGACCTGGTGAATTCGGAAATTGGGGAAAAGGAGGGGCATGATTGTACCGACCCGGGTGAGGTGAAGGGAAGGACAAGAATcggagaagagaaggtagGTCGGAGATATATGACTAGGAGAGAGGGGATGATTGAGTTATGGGATTTTCGGATAAGTAGATCATGGAGGGATGTCACTGAACAATGTCTTCGtcacctcatcaacattgatTGGTTCTGTTTTCCCCACCATGAAACTCTCAACTTTGAAATCTCGAGTGATTCATTTCATCTAGCCGATTGCTCCGTCGGAAGGGTTACTCCGATACCCGTTAAATGGATGTGTCATATAGGATTGCCATTCTATATATATTATCTTTGGGCTGTGCACATGAGTGAGCAAAGTAACGCGTGCACTGCAGAGTGTCACTCTACTAACTGAAATCAACAAACATCTGCAATCACAACATACCTCATACCTCATACCACATATCACATTGCCACCATCACACCGCAACTCATACCTCACACAGCAAGTaacgatcaatcaaccataACGAAGACAGAGTGTGATCCCATCTCATTCTATACGATCAACGGCGCAACAATTGATACTAGTATTGAcgaacaaagagaaagataacGAACCACAATGGCTCAACCACCTCCCCCCGAGCCAAAACGATCCCAATCGAGTACATCCTTATCACGCTTATATCATGGTACAGGGAGTACAACAAATAAcaatgaagaagagttgaatgatccAAAGATGGATTACTGTAATAGTTTCTGGGGACAGGGGGATAGGGGTTATGAGGTGATTATGGCTAGATTGAGGGGGGCGGGGAGGACGGTGGAGGAGTTGAGGGGGTTTTGGAAGGAGAGGTAAGTCATTGGCAGTCTGGGGCAGGATAGGGaaatatatgatatatgacagtatatcatatcatataatCATATTGTATATCATATTACGCACGGTATATGATTTATGATAGAATACCATGAAGTAGTAGTATATGACGGAAtatatcccatcccatccctctcCTCTTTTTACATTCaccaatcttcatctatcgTCTTCCACTCCATACATTACTCTCTGTGATACGATACCATACATACTCTTACAACACCGCTGACACCCGACTCATCCCCACAGAGCATCaatcgaagaagattatGCGAAACGACTACACAAACTATCCAAATACACCCTAGGCAAAGACGAAATAGGTGATCTGGCAGATTCACTGCAACACCTACTCACCGAAACTGCCTCTCAAGGGGCCTATCACGCTTCGTTGGGTAACGAAATTCGACAGACGGTCGAACAGCCCACAGCGGAGTTATTATCACGATTGAGTAACCTGAAAAAAGGATTGCAAGCTAGTATTGAGAAGGCTCATAAGACTAAGGGGCTGCAGGAACAGCACGttcagaaggtgagtgatcaggTCTCGTTGACCCCTTCCAACGTACATCTCTACAAACCTCCGCCAGAGTTAATCAGCTCACTGCCTTATCCTTCACCGCTAGGCCCGCGAGAGGTACGAGCAAGATTgcctcaagctcaactccTACACCGCCCAGTCCTCTCTTACCCAAGGCAAAGAACTTGAGAAACTTCAGACCAAATTAGACAGAGTCAGACAGACAATCGGTGCGAACGAACAGGATTTCAGACAATTTGTCAGAATTTTGGAACAGACCCAGGCAAGATGGGAGAGCGAATGGAAAGGCTTCTGTGATGTGAGATCAGTCGACAAGGAATGTACTGTTTTCTGTGAGCTGACTCGTCTCGCTCTTATAGCATGTCCAAGATATAGAGGAAGATCGTTTAGCCGTCACGAAAGATCTCGTCTGGGTCTATGCCAATGCAGTGTCTCAAGTTTGTGTAGAGGATGATAGCGTGAGCATTCATCCCTCTATTCCTACCACGTCCACTTAGCTCATACTTCTCATCCCGTAGTCATGCGAGCGTATTCGAGAGAAGCTCGAACAATTCGAACCTCAGAATGACATGCTCAACTTCGTAAAAGGATGGGGAACAGGCGATATGATTCCTGGCAAGTATCTCCTTTCTCGATCTCCGACCAATAGCTAACCCCCTCACAGACCCACCTCGATTCATCAATTATAACGCAGGCGAATCGTACCCTACCCAGCCGACCTTCCACGTTTCTCACTTCCAGCGTATATCAGCTAGGCCACCGATGCAACCCTCCATGGCTTCACAACAACCTTCCGCccaacctgaacctgaacctgagcAGCCTCAAGAGCCGGAACCAGAGATTCCTCAAGCTAACGGTCACGACAACAAAGACATTAATGGTGTCACGGATAGTCTTCAACGTACAACTCTCAACGACGAACGACCCTCATCTGCTCGAACCACACCCGCACCTGACACCCAAAAGAAAACACCATTTGGCGGAATCGCCCTTCCCGGTCTAGCAAGCGCtacttctccaccacctcaagaGGAAACATCCAAATTCTCCTCTATGCCTCCGCCGCCTACCCCACCGACCATGTCCATGCCTGAGCCACGCATCCCATCCAGACAGAGCAACCACAGTCCTGCGCCTCGTAACGTcaacaacgaagaagatccGATGGCCAAAGCTCTGGCCGATCTCAGACGGGAGCCTCCACCTCCAGGCAGTGTCAGAAGGAACACCTCTCATCGTCGGCCAGAGTCCGTCGTTTCTGCTTCAGGATCAACGAGAGGGAGCCAATATGGACATGGGATCAAATCGCCCAACTCACCTGGGCCTAATAGGATGTCGCACCAACAACATATGCCTCCTGCTCAATCTCGTGGATCAGTCGATATGACCCTGTCGCCGCCTCAACCTGGTCATACCGCAGCAGCACTAGCCAAATCAATGGAAGAGTTCCGTCAACAATCCTCACGAGGCCCTGATCCGAAAAGACAATCAGTCAACTATTCAaactttgctgatgatatcgtcGGAGCTCATCCTACTTCTcgaccttcatctccttctgtcgCCCCTAGAGCCCCATCACCTGCGATGATGCAACCGCCTACTCAGCCTGCTACCCATATCGCCGATGAAGTCTTGTCGCAATACCACCAAGCTTTCCCCGGAGAAAGGCAGGAAAGGTCAAGATCTAGAGCAGGCTCAGTGATC
This window of the Kwoniella europaea PYCC6329 chromosome 3, complete sequence genome carries:
- a CDS encoding dethiobiotin synthase; its protein translation is MPLLFPNFRIHQVFGANTDVGKTLLTTALVRATASKYAASSKGKEKSVFYLKPVSTGPDEESDDDSYVQRHTEPYAHLIDTYNLYQYREPMSPHLAAKLAPDLPFPKTNDELVRGIENYATSCAKQLNGRQGALFVETAGGVHSPALHPPHTQSTFLRSLRLPSILIASPHLGGISTTLSSYESLIMRGYSISAVLCLYDSYYRNDDFLEGYFRDRGIGYWTVKPPPQKYGTIEEDAARLAQWYEEVERSGISEEGGGGVKDASDWLDHQHVSRIKELDSMPGRTLKSVWWPFTQHGLINKKEDVMVVDSAYGDNFDSYYTKPSPTSSTNSELQAIPKEEGSLLNSYFDGSASWFTQSHGHANEELTIAATMAAGRYGHVLFPSGTHEPALKLAEKLKSTVGKGWAERVFYSDNGSTGIEVALKMALRAAGRRYGYDGEMGGDYGVIGLRGGYHGDTIGSMDASEASTYNKAVDWYKGRGHWFSPPMVQYIDGQPSVLTTGPDEWSPLPEALTSEGKSTSEGWSLGFSDIQSIYSVESRLDSPLADYYREHIRKSLERAVKVDGKKFGAMIMEPTCLGAGGMIFVDPLFQTCLVEVVRASSDLFGGKSWKGKKYTEDLKEVRGGWREKRKWRGVPIIYDEVFSGLHRFGYLSASSILKETPDIAVYAKILTGGLLPLSATLASTSIFNTFLSDRKVDALLHGHSYTANPIGCSVALKAIEILERQNWEVEKKMWNVDLKDESKRWSFWNEGFVSTLSETKGIKGAMAMGTVMALELDAGEGGYSSHAALDFLTALRQKIITSPKGQFAPFQIHSRPLGNVVYIMTSSFTKPEVVRAMEKTIVEELAKI